In Falco rusticolus isolate bFalRus1 chromosome 7, bFalRus1.pri, whole genome shotgun sequence, the DNA window GATGTTCTGGTCAGGAGCACAAGTCCCTGTGAATAGGGATGTAGAATAACTGCGGCTGGACGGCCCCCCTTGGAGGGAGGTCATCTGATAAAAGCCCTTGCTCAGGACCCAGCCAActtcaaaattatatttggTTGCTCAAGGCCTCCAAAGACGATGCTGTTTTGTCTGTCtgttcccccccccacccccagtaaCCTTAGTCTTCCCCTAAGCAGGGTCTCCAGCCCTCTGGATTTATCTACCTAAGAAGTACTAGACATCCTAACTTGGGACCTTTTTGGAAGAGATACTAGGgacccagcctggctgccatTTTGAAAACCTCCCAACAACCTAATAATGGACCGTCGTGAGAGGACCCTGAAGACCCCCCACTGTCCCAGGGTGCCTCTTACCCTGGGAACGTGTTTGGTCCCACCATAGTCATAGCTGTCCTCCTCTGAAGGCCATTCAGGTCTCCAAACaccaggagcagctggctgagggtgctggtgggggtTCCAAAGCATGGAGACATGGCAGGCACACAAGAAGAAGAGACTCTGGCCCTGTTGTCCCCACCCTGTGTGTGTTAGCATTTGCTGTGCTGGTTCCCTCTCCTCCTGTCCTTCTGGTGAGTGCAGCAGCCGTTCACGCACCACCTTGGCATGCAGGTCTGTGGCATCCCCATGAGTAAcagccatgctggctgctggagggTGCTTGTTCCCAGGAGTCCCAGGCATCCTCTCCTACCTCTAAAGCGTGGCTGTAGGAAAGGTTTTGGAAACAAGCTGCAGTCTTGGCTATTAATGGGCTTTAAGTGTTTCCTACCAGTGAGGACTATAGCCTGCAGTATCAGctcctggggaggtggggggaggtCTGGCATTTAAGGTTTTGAGAAGCTGCTTCTTCTGAAGACATCAAGGTATCTTAGAAGAAGCAATTATGCTCTGGTGGAAAGGTGAAAGGGAGGTACCACAACTCCTGAGTCACACAGATCGTGAtgctggaggggaagggagggcttAGGGATGTTCCACACAGAGTAGATATCTGGCTGTAGGGAGCAAAGCAAGCACAGCCCCAGCGGCCCAGTTGTTAACATCATCATTGCTTTTATTCTCAGAAACTCAAGCAAATGCTTTGGCTCCTCGTTCCTGCCTGCTGACCACACCAGGGTGGCCATGACTGACCCCAGCTTCCAGAACTGAGGGGCAGAGGTAGTGAGAGACCTGTCTCAGGTATGACAGAGACAACCAAATAGCATGGGGTTTaatggggtggggagagggtaTGAGGTAGCTGTGAGATTTCCTCAGCAACACCCCCTGCCCTGTGTCCCACAGCCCCTCCTTGGGAGAGACTGGGACTGGGGAAGCTCCAAGGTCACCAGCCAGTCCTCTCCCCTCCTTGCCCTTAGTGAGCTCCTCAGACCTTGCTGGAGGACCAGGCAGAGCCTCAGCCCCTTTTCAAGCAAAGCCTTCTCCATCCGCACCCCTTCCCCTGTGTTGCAGAGTGAGGCCCCACGACGGCACCGATGGAGAGTGTGTACTCGGTGGAGCCGGTGCCTGACAGTGCCAGCCCCACCTCGCTGGATGTGCTCAGCTTCTTGGATGCCCTGGTGAACAGCACGGAGGAGCAATGCTTCAGCGCCCGCTCCCGCAGCACTGTCCTGGAAGGGCTGCCATTTGGCGGTGTGCCCACCGTGCTCGCCATCAACTTCATCCTCTGGCTGGTGAGCGGGCCAGGAGGGTGCCGTGTCTCCAGGCACCGCAGCCCCCCGCTGTGGTGGCACGGGCTGGGGGGTGTTATGGGTGTGCTGACAGCCACACGTGAGCACAGCCTGCGTGTGCACCTGGCTGGTTGGGGGAATGGAGGTGAGTGCAGGGAACCAAGAGCTTTGCCCATGTCATGGTGGGCAGCAgtggcaagatcatggagcaggAGTGGTTTGGCCTGAGGCAAGAGTGGCATGAGCTTGGGCTCATGagttagaaaacagaaaggagcaATGTGAAGAGACCCAATAGCAAAAGACCCTGTGGCAAAGCCCTTCacctctcctcttgcttcttcttccagcttctcctcctgGTCTTTTCCTGCCTTCGGAAAGCGGCTTGGGACTATGGGCGCCTGGCACTGCTGATGGACAATGATAGGTGAGGAGGATGCGGGGCCATTGTGGGTGGTGGCTCCAGCCTCTCCAAAAGGGCTGGCACGAGGGCTGGTACTGTGGGGTGGCCCATGGAGACGCTCAGCAGATgttcctgcccttcctccccactGGGAATGCTCTGGCTGCACTTGCCCATGGAGGCACAGGCACTATTCACCACAGGGAGAGGGAAAGCCCAGGCCAGCTTTGATTCCCTCTGATGACGGTGCTCTCGGTGCCAGGGAGGGCACTGTCCTGGGAAGGTCAGAGATTCAAGAGCTGCTTTCGAGtggggacagagctgctgcccctCCTCCTACGGTCTCTTGGGATGAGCAGGGCCAGCAAGCGGCAGAGGGAGACACAGCAATAACACTGTTCCTCATATCACCAAGGCAGCTTGCCTGGCTCATCCTTTGGGCTAGGTGCAGAATCCTAAATAGACcataaatatacaaaaaatacCAGTGTCCTGGTGAAAGTAGAGCCCAGACCAGAATTCCAAGCGGGCTGTGCCGCCCGCAGATGCCTGCCTGCCAGAGCACAGCTTGCCCTGGACAGCAGAGCATCTTTCTTTGTGCAGGCAGGTGCACACAGGAGGGGTCCCTGCAaggctgggcagcccccaggaGCAAACTCTGTAAAAGGCCCCCTCCTGCCGCGTTCtctctccagctcctctgggcCTTGGGCTCTGCAGCCGAGTCTGGCAAAGGACAGGTGATGTTTGCCTTCACCAGGGAGGTCAAGGGGGCAATTGAGACTAAAATGCAAGCTCTCATGATGTTCCTTTTTACTGTAATGCCATTTGAGAGGGCTGAAACCAGGGGAATAGAGAAAAACTGGTTCAGTAGTCACTTGTCCTGGTCAGTTCTCCATGAGCCACCCTGCCATGGGCCAGGGccacagagaagctgtgggaaCTTGTTGGCATGGCGGCAGCAAGATGCAGCCCCTGCCTCGAGCCCAGCAGTAGTCACTGGtccagccccagtgctgggctgctgccctAGGAGAAGCTTCTCCGAGGGTACTCATCCTCTCctgtctgctgcttctctcctgcctCACCTCTCCGCTGCTCCCCTCACTCAAAGTCTGACATCGCTTTTCTACGGAGAGCAGAGCGAGAAGGAGAAGTCCCCATCGGAGAGCAGCCCCCTGGACGCCGACAACAAGGATGTGGTGAGTGCCagtggctgtggcagcaggagcccagtCTGGGCTCATCCTGGCCCAGCCCACGCTGCTCTTCACCAGAAACCCAGGTCAGAAGTTAAATGGGAGTAATTAAACCATCCAGGACAAGGTTTTCTGGCTTAGCACCCTTTAGCAGCAGGGTATTCCTGGGAAAGCTGGAGGGTTTCTTTGGCCTGGCTTGTTTTGAGGCATCTACTTTGAACGGCACCTTGGAGGGGATGCTCCCACCAGGATGAGCATCTCCCGCCTGTGTGGCcatccctgctggctgcagggacctAGTGAGATGCACGGCCAGAGCCTCACTGCATGCTCACAGGGATCTTTCTAGTCCTGTCAGGACAGAGTCCCCTGGATCacacctcctcctctgctgtggGGGCTTTAAAGTCATCCTTTGTTTCTCTCTACCACACTGAGCATAAACCAGGCTTTTCTGGAAACAAGCACAGATGGACACATTTTgctgtcttgtttctttctctttttttggcaGCAAAAGCTCAAAAATCTGGTATGACTATGAAAAAAACGGCataacttattaaaaaaaaaaactaggCAGGAAAGGTAAAGAAGCAAAATCCTTGCAAGTGGCAGGAAGCCTGTTTATGGGCTCAGTACTAGATGCTCTGGGCAAATGTATATTGCTCATCAAAAAATAAGTGAGAAAGACCACAGGGAAAGCCTGCACGGCTAAAGAACAGATTAAGGGAGATTACCAGAAATAAGAAGACATTCTTTTAAAACTCAAGCTGTTCCCAAATGTAGACAAGATGTAAAATACACTAAGGCAGGGAAAAGAGCAGTTTGGAGGATAAATTGTAGAGAGCCTAAAAGCAATTACTGGATTTTTCTTCATACCTCAGGAACAGGAAACCTGCCAGGGGGTTTGTAGGGCTGATGGATGCTGAGGATAGAAAATGCTTGCTGGAGAAGGCAAGAATGTGGCAGGAGAGCTAAATAAAGTTTTGGTGTCTGTATCCATTGAGGGGGAGCTTGGCCAAACTCCTGCTGGGGGCTCTTCTCTGTGGGGAAGCACTGGAGCATCCCTCCAGCAGCGGGTTTGGAGGATGAAGTTGCCATAAAAGCAGCCTGACAAATTCCTGTTACCATCATAAATTCCCAGGAGCAGGCACAGGATTTTTCCCTGAGATGAATAGCCAAGCTATTGACTGCAGTGTGCAACCTCTCTCCTGCAGGTGGGGATCCTAGAGAATTGGGAATCAGCCGgtaaatgctgttttttcaggAGGGTTTCTGGAAAACCCAAGAAATCACAGCCCAGGGAGCTTGGGGTCTGCACAGACAACCTCCTGGGCACGGTTCTTCAGAGCAGAGCCCCGGAGTTGGGTTTATGAGGGGATTCAGCCTGGCTGTGCTAAGGGGGTGTCCGGCTCCCACAGAGCTGTCGGGGATGCAGGGATGCCTGCATCTCCAAAGCTTCCTGCTGTGGTCGATCAGATGAAGCAGAGTTGTTCAGTAGGAGGGAAGGTCCTGGAAGAGGTAAAGCCAGGGtatggagaggagaaagaaactGCCAGCTCTTGAAGGGCAGGGTAAGGGGATCCCACAGGGTGCTGCCTGGCATCTCTCCCATCCAAGGTCAGCATAAACCCTCCGGAAAGGGGCGAAGAGGAAAGGCCAGATGGCTGAGTGTTATTTGGCACAGCCATGACCAGGAGGACTGCAAAGGGACCTTGAACTTGCATGAACTCTGATGTCGGTAAAACATAATGTGTAGGGGAGAAAAACCCTAAAGTTGCATACGTAGTGACAGGGAATGAGCTATTACACGAGCTCTTACATTGTCCTGTATCACTCTATAGCAGTGCCGGCTCAGCGCTTGGCAGTGGACAAAAAAGCACGTTGCCTGTTAGGGACTGtcagggaaggggcagaggaggagctgctggaagccAGGAGCCTGTTACAGAATTGGACCATGTTTCCCACTCCTCcttgttggaagaagggtttgccggagtcaagaagacgctcaatatgagttatgcatcttgctcaactttattagtttctaacactacttgtatagaaccgatacacatgcatattcgtaaagcagaaatataattggttagtagtctctaaacgcgtgcagttctcacacccctaattatcatgactaaaataagcattctatccatgtagctaattgtgttgctgtgcttcagccttgtagtttgttactccctatattcccataccggtccctatctttctcggccctgcacctgctttcccaggagctgtagcttgttacagccacggcctgttggcacaacataattacttggtctcaggattcacgaatagctcaaggctacctttcttgttaacttcagcacagcgacttcagcacaattctgattacaggcctattctaataccaggcctggattgtgcagatcttcagagattctaaggccacgcttctgcagccattcttctacaccTCCTGAGGCTTTGCCACCGCTGCAGACAAGCCACTGGGTTTGGCATCGCTGGGCTGCCTTGGTCACTGCCTCCGTTTGCTCCCCGGTCCCAGGCaccacagcatctctgcatGTGTCCCCAGCACGGGTCATGCCGTGACTCTCAgccggggaggtgggggtggtcACCCCCAGCTCATTCCAACTCTTTTCCCTTCCAGGGATTCTGCTCCTGGCTCATTTCTATCTACCAGATGAAGTAAGTGTGTGTCCTCAGCATCACGGCTGTGCCCCACCGCTGCCAGCCCCTCGGGAGACAGTGCCCACAGGTGGTGGCCCAtcacctggggctgctgggagcagcggCAGAGGAGACCCCTCTTAAAACATCCCCCctggagagaaagcagagggCTCACCTCTGTGTTTCCTCCTGCACCTGGATCCTGTCCCAAAGAAAAGGGCTTCTACCTCTTCTGGTAGGAGCCAGTCCTGAACGGAAAGGCAGCCCGAGGGCTGTTCCTGCCCCTCATTCCCTCTGTGCCCAAACCTCATGTGCCACACGCAGGATGCCATGAGTTGGTGTGGGTTGTgtgaggctggagcagccagtgtccccagggtgggaggtggtgggaaggCACCACCAGTGCTCACCCCCACCCGCCTCTCCCCCAGGGACGAGGAGATTCAGAGCAAGTGTGGGATCGACGCCACCACCTACCTCTCCTTCCAGCGGCACCTCCTGGTCCTGCTGATGCTGGTCTGTGTGCTCTCCGTGGCTGTCATCCTGCCTGTCAACTTCTCGGGGGACCTCCTGGGTAGGTGCTTCCCCAGTCATGGGGTGGCTCAGGAGTGTGGTGCAAGCTCCCCCAGCCTCAGGGCGAGCACTGTGCCGCTGGGATGGAGTGCAGAACTCCTCTGTCAGGAGGCCCCACGTGAGCAGGAACCCACCATCAGCCGTGGGACAGGGGAACGCAAAAGGCAGGCAGCTTCAAGGCAGTGGGGGCTTGGTGGGGACCTAGGAGATGGAAAGAGGGAGCAAAGACCAGAGCCACTAACCCTGTGAGCATGGATCTGCACTGGATTCCTCTAACCTCCcacttctcctcttcccctgcagGACACAATCCCACCCACTTTGGTCGGACGACCATCGCCAACATCCCAACCCAGTATGTGGCTCCCGTGTCttgggggggctgtgggtgctgccgCTGTGGTGGGCACTGCTGGGAGCACCCAGGCATGGCACTCACCACAGCCCcgtgctggggatggggacgggTCCACGGGAGAAGCATGCTGCTCATGGTAGCTCTCCTATCTGTCTGCACCATGCGTGAGCACAGCCACAGCGACCAGCACGCTGGCACTGCTCGCCTCACCCCACTGCCAGCTGAAGTGCTCTTGAGGGCACTGGGCAGCCTCATACCTGTAATATCTCAGCAAACACCCTGGATGCTGCCCCTCACATCCCTAGGGTGGGGGTCCAGCAGCTGGCTCAGGGAGCTCctgctgggtggtggtggtggtcgTGGGTGAGATGCTGAGCCCCAGGCAGGTCTGCCTGCCACAGCACTCACTGatcccctcttcccctcctccaggGACCGTCTCCTGTGGCTGCACAGCATCTTCGCCCTCATCTATTTCATCCTCACCGTCCTCTGCATGGCTCATCACTCTGTCCACCTTGAATACAGAGAGAATGAGAAGGTGAGCAAccacccctgctccagccctgccttgtTTGGTGCTAATGGACAACTTTGTGCTTTATGGAAAAGGTGGTCCCAGAAGGTAGGGAGAGCTTTATAAACAGCCTGGGagtgggcaggcagggaaagatATGGCTGGttttctccagcttctggaGAAAGCCTGGCAGCCTGGAGGCAGATCTCTCTCTCTTGCTGCCTGGTCTCTCGACATTGAAGCTCTGCTGTGTCCATCTGGGAAGCAGCAGTGTCCATCTGTGCCCCGGGGTCTGGGCGTGGGCATTGGGGACAGCTGTGCTGACCAGTCTCCAGGGTGGCAGGTGGTGCCAGGctcccttctgccttcccagTGGCTGGGCAAGCAGGGTAGCAGCAAGATGTCCCACAGATCCTCTGCCCACCCACCgcctctgccccttcctctcccccaggTTGCCCGGACACTGATGGTTACCCACATCCCCAAGGAGATCACAGACCCTTCCCTTATCATCAAGCATTTCCAGTGAGTAGCGGTGTGCCGCAGCCTTGCCGGGTGGCTGGCAGGTGGGTGGCAGGGGCTGTCCCCGTCCCCCAGCTCCTGGTTCTaccatgtccctgtccccacagcgAGGCTTATCCCAGCTGCACCGTCACCAATGTCCAGTTCTGCTTTGATGTGCGCAAGCTGATGAAGCTGGATGCAGAGAGGTGAGTGCGTGCAGGTCCCCGTTGCCTCTGCAGATGGGCGTACTGCTCCTGCCCACCGTGCTGAGGGACccagtctgtctgtctgtctgccgCTCCCCAAATGACCCTCACCCCCACTGGCTTCCCGGTAGGCGCAAGGCAATGAAGGGGCGGCTTTACTTCACCACCAAGGCgcagaaagaagggaagatcATGATCAAAACCCACCCTTGCGCCCGCATCTTCTGCTGCCGCTTCTGTGGCTTTGAGCAGGTAGGAgggtggggacagggctgcaggcagcacatcCCCACCACGGCTGAGTACGGCAGCTTGcccgtgccccagccccaccagcgtGGCACAGCCCCGGCTGCTTCCGCAGGTGGACGCCGAGCAGTACTAcggggagctggaggagaagctcACGGATGAGTTCAATGCTGAGCGCAACCGCATCACACTCAAGCGGCTTGACATGGCCTTCGTCACCTTCCAGGATGAGCGAATGACAGCTGTGTGAGTGCCTCTCGTGCAACAGGCACGGGGACATccgctgctgctggggaacTGGGGCACCTCGCCAGCTTCTCCAGCCAAAGCCAGATGATGGGTCTGTCTTCTCTGTGCCACTGTCATCTGCGGCGATGGCCGCTCTGTTGGTGCTGTGGGAAGGGTCTCACAAGAAGTGGGCAGGGGGTCCTGAACCCTTGGTTTTGACCTGACCCCTggctccctcctcctgcaggaTTTTGAAGGACTACAGCCACATCCAGTGCCGCAAGCACCCTCAGCAGTCCTCTGTCACCACCGTGGTCAAGTCACACCACTGGGGTGTTCACTATGCCCCTGCACCCAGCGATATCATCTGGTGAACCTCTGtggtgggaggaaggggggcGAGCAGCCAGGGAGAGCCCATGCCTGTAGCTATAGGGAGCCCATGTAGCTGTAGGGAACCTGTGCCCATGTCTATAGGGCACTTTCCCAGGGTGACAGGGGCTGACAATCTCTCCTGTAGCCATGGCAGAAGTCAGCAGGGGTGACTGGAGTGATCACCTCATGGGTGGCAGGGCTTGGTCAGGAGACGTTTGGGGTGCTGGCCAGGCTCTGATTTCTCCAGCCTGACTCCAAAGCCTTCTGGTGGTACAGACTCCCCTGCAGCCACTCTGTGGTCCTGGGGGCTCTGCAGGTGACAGTGCAGCAGCGCggggatggggagagggtgAGCAATGGCTGCCGGGAAGGTTGGTGTGGGTGGTGGGAGGCAGAGGTTCGGGGAGCTGGAGTGGGAGGCCCAGGACACATGGCTTTTCCTCCACACCATGTCTGACTTGTGCTTTCCTCTCACAGGGAGAATTTATCAGTCCGTGGCACATCCTGGTGGGTACGGTTCATCCTCCTTAATATCTGCCTCTTCgtccttctcttcttcctcaccaCACCAGCCATCATCGTCAACACTATGGACATGTTCAATGTCACACACCCTGTGGAGAGCCTCAAGGTAGTCCCTGGGGCCCTATGCCAGTTTTCCCAAAGGGTCTCCATTTCCAGGTTTGTCCGTGACGGGGTGGGGCACCAGCTCTACACTGGCCCAAGAAGATGAACCACACGATGGGCATCGATAAGAGGCAAGGAGTGGCCATGCCCCTGCTTGCCATCCATCCCCTTCTTGTTGTGTTTCcagtggcagagccctggggcaCCTGTGTAAACCtgagctttgctgctggtgtCCATGGAGGAGGGCACGTTGGTGTCTGTGCGAGATGATAGGGGTGGGAAGAGCTCCAGGAGATGTtaggagctgccagcagcacatcTCCTTCCTGCTGATTGACCTGTGAGCTGTTGGGTGGGCACTGCGGCTCAGAGCGTGCCCGTGGTGCCTTTGGCTAGCCTCAAGCTCTTATCTCCTGAAACAAACGCCCCTGCTCAGGGAGGGGATGCCCCCACCTGCCCGTTGCACACACCATCCTGTGCCAGGAGGCCCAGGGAGCTGCCTCCGGCATGGCTGAGCTCTGACAGGCTCCTGAGGGGGTGTCTGGCATCTCTCCTCTTGCAGAACCCCATCATCACTCAGTTCTTGcccacactgctgctctgggcCTTCTCTGTCTTCCTGCCCTTTCTTGTCTACTACTCGGCATTCTTCGAGTCGCACTGGACAAGGTAAGGGGGCTGGCCCCCATACTGCCCCAGGGCTGCGGTGGGTGGGAGGAACCTCGGTAGGACTGGTGTGACCCAACCTGCAGGGAGGCAGGTAGTGGAGCGGCAGGCCCGCCCCCCAGAACCAGATGGGTGGTGCTCTCCATGGGAAAGAGCCCCAAGTCCATGCCCGAAGGAGCCGTTTCCTTGCCATAGCCCTGCACACTTCCAGGCTGCTGacaaaggcaggcagagctggtttTAAGATGGCTCTGAAGGAGTTTGTGAAAGGG includes these proteins:
- the TMEM63C gene encoding calcium permeable stress-gated cation channel 1, producing MESVYSVEPVPDSASPTSLDVLSFLDALVNSTEEQCFSARSRSTVLEGLPFGGVPTVLAINFILWLLLLLVFSCLRKAAWDYGRLALLMDNDSLTSLFYGEQSEKEKSPSESSPLDADNKDVGFCSWLISIYQMKDEEIQSKCGIDATTYLSFQRHLLVLLMLVCVLSVAVILPVNFSGDLLGHNPTHFGRTTIANIPTQDRLLWLHSIFALIYFILTVLCMAHHSVHLEYRENEKVARTLMVTHIPKEITDPSLIIKHFHEAYPSCTVTNVQFCFDVRKLMKLDAERRKAMKGRLYFTTKAQKEGKIMIKTHPCARIFCCRFCGFEQVDAEQYYGELEEKLTDEFNAERNRITLKRLDMAFVTFQDERMTAVILKDYSHIQCRKHPQQSSVTTVVKSHHWGVHYAPAPSDIIWENLSVRGTSWWVRFILLNICLFVLLFFLTTPAIIVNTMDMFNVTHPVESLKNPIITQFLPTLLLWAFSVFLPFLVYYSAFFESHWTRSSENQLTMHKCFFFLVFMVIILPSLGLSSLDLFFRWLFDTHFLDEADIKFQCVFLPDNGAFFVNYVVTSSLIGTAMELLRIPGLLVYTARLCFAKSEPERLHVKRSQAYQFQFGLEYAWTCCIFSVVMTYSITCPIIVPFGLLYMLLKHMVDRYNIYYVYIPTKLNQRLHVAAISQVVVAPILCIFWLLFFSVLRLGPTRPVTLFTFVVLLSCIFFSFFGLCLKKLQPRKPSSYQMSDQSEGAFNDVERSSVSSTPNSNLFVATVLQEPELSLTPAASPAHQSYGTMGNHLEPAEDGEDGGLQSFETELESVESEYRSGPVMESQTRYQ